From Gavia stellata isolate bGavSte3 unplaced genomic scaffold, bGavSte3.hap2 HAP2_SCAFFOLD_59, whole genome shotgun sequence, a single genomic window includes:
- the LOC132321340 gene encoding olfactory receptor 14J1-like — MSNHSSITQFLLLALADTRELQLLHFWLFLGIYLAALLGNGLIITAVACDHRLHTPMYFFLLNLSLLDLGSISTTLPKAMANSLWDTRAISYPECVAQVFLLFFLLGAECALLSVMAYDRYVAICKPLHYGTLLGSRACVHMAAAACGSGFLNAVLHTANTFSLPLCKGNAVDQFFCEIPQILKLSCSHSYLREVGLLVFSACLSFVCFVCIVLSYVQIFRAVMRIPSEQGRHKAFSTCLPHLAVVSLFLSTAMFAYFKPPSISSQSLDLVLAVLYSVVPPAVNPLIYSMRNQELKGVVRTVISRTFFSSHKLPIYPQMTPMGTHSKPILCEGFYYH; from the coding sequence ATGTCCAACcacagctccatcacccagttcctcctcctggcactcgcagacacgcgggagctgcagctcttgcacttctggctcttcctgggcatctacctggctgccctcctgggcaacggcctcatcatcaccgccgtAGCCTGTGACCACcgcctccacacccccatgtacttcttcctcctcaacctctccctcctcgacctgggctccatctccaccactctccccaaagccatggccaattccctctgggacaccagggccatctcctaccCAGAATGTGTTGCACAggtctttctccttttcttcttacttGGAGCAGAGTGTGCCCTTCTGTctgtcatggcctatgaccgctacgttgccatctgcaaacccctgcactacgggaccctcctgggcagcagagcttgtgtccacatggcagcagctgcctgcggcagtgggtttctcaatgctgtgctgcacacggcaaatacattttcattaccACTCTGCAAGggcaatgctgtggaccagttcttctgtgaaatcccccagatcctcaagctctcctgctcacactcctacctcagggaagttgggcttcttGTGTTTAGTGCCTGTTTAtcatttgtgtgttttgtttgcatcgtgctgtcctatgtgcagatcttcagggccgtgatgaggatcccctctgagcagggacggcacaaagccttttccacgtgcctccctcacctggccgtggtctccctgtttctcAGCACTGCCATGTTTGCCTACTtcaagcccccctccatctcctcccagtCTCTGGATCTGGTGTTGGCAGtgctgtactcggtggtgcctccagcagtgaaccccctcatctacagcatgaggaaccaggagctcaagggtGTTGTGAGGACAGTGATTTCAAGGACTTTTTTCAGTAGTCATAAACTTCCCATCTATCCACAAATGACTCCCATGGGAACGCATTCAAAGCCTATACTTTGTGAAGGGTTTTATTATCATTAA